One genomic window of Candidatus Nitrospira inopinata includes the following:
- a CDS encoding type II secretion system F family protein, with the protein MLIGQEAVRLRRWRRLLQTIRTPWNSIVHPPSWQVQLIQLIQRVGTAGLRWMSPIPAKWADLITRSGYRRPDATAILLGFKLLGVAIGLLISLIGLLLASLSADWNDEMLSLFALGGVLTPIGWFIPDWWLRYRANRRQQRLQRSIPDFLDLLLVTIEAGLPLSAALDRIARVLGLTHPELGQELRQLVFDLRTSRSRAAALRAFAARTQVDAIVSLASVLIQTERFGVSLARTLRLHAETLRRKQQLHAEELAGALPVKLLFPLIFFIFPAIFVVLLGPAVVQGIETLRSMLTP; encoded by the coding sequence ATGTTAATCGGCCAGGAAGCGGTCCGCCTGCGCCGCTGGCGGCGCCTCTTGCAGACCATCCGCACTCCCTGGAACTCGATCGTCCATCCCCCCTCTTGGCAGGTGCAATTGATTCAGCTCATCCAGCGGGTTGGCACCGCAGGCCTTCGCTGGATGTCCCCTATCCCTGCCAAGTGGGCTGACCTCATCACCCGCAGTGGTTATCGACGACCTGACGCCACGGCAATTTTGCTCGGCTTTAAACTCCTTGGCGTAGCCATAGGACTTCTCATCAGCTTGATTGGTCTTTTGTTGGCAAGCCTGAGCGCGGACTGGAACGATGAGATGCTCAGCCTGTTTGCGCTCGGTGGTGTTCTAACCCCTATCGGCTGGTTCATCCCCGACTGGTGGCTCCGCTATCGGGCGAACCGGCGACAGCAGCGGCTTCAGCGCAGCATACCGGATTTTCTCGATCTGCTCCTCGTCACAATCGAAGCAGGGCTTCCACTCTCCGCCGCGCTCGATCGTATTGCGCGTGTCTTGGGACTCACTCACCCAGAATTGGGTCAGGAGCTGCGGCAATTGGTCTTTGATCTCAGGACAAGCCGCTCGCGCGCCGCGGCCCTTCGTGCCTTTGCAGCCCGTACCCAGGTGGACGCCATCGTGTCGCTTGCCAGCGTTCTTATCCAAACCGAGCGATTTGGCGTGAGCCTGGCTCGCACCCTGCGGCTTCACGCCGAAACCCTACGCCGCAAACAACAGCTCCATGCCGAAGAGTTGGCTGGGGCTCTACCAGTGAAGCTGTTGTTTCCCCTGATCTTCTTCATCTTTCCCGCCATTTTCGTCGTGCTCCTGGGGCCGGCGGTGGTCCAGGGCATCGAGACCCTTCGGTCCATGCTGACGCCATAA
- a CDS encoding flavin monoamine oxidase family protein has translation MARTVSFRLFSRLMAAALLADRQRCSAGEAIGLLNNEVTKASGSADTTRREFLKGAMATGATLALGSLTGFPLRAEAKPLASSLSVGIVGAGLAGLACADRLKTAGISASIYEAAGRAGGRCWSLRGFFPGQVAERGGELIDTLHTTMLGYARRFGLVLEDLKNERGETCYFFLGQRRSEAEIVSEFRDFVPVMRRDLNRLSKEVTALSHTEADVILDRTSLLAYLEGQNSSSVPAGSLAKTAIVAAYEAEYGLAAAEQSCLNFLLFMHPDRRSEFTPFGVFSDERYHLVDGNDRIVEALTRELDGQFTYGTRLVRVRRAGDGRIELTLLSGSRAIVRTHDVVVLAIPFTVLREVELDENLAIPPRRLTAIRTLGYGTNAKMMVGFSARPWRTLGSSGTSYADLAHVQTTWETNPSRGTDTRGILTDYSSGPRGANLIPSDVHTEARRFLNDLELVFPGVLSAATLSQGRYLAHLEHWPSHPLVQGSYTCYKPGQFTTIAGLEGISVNNLFFAGEHTNSFYEWQGFMEGAARSGLAVAQAIAALAKKRRI, from the coding sequence ATGGCTCGAACCGTCTCATTCCGCTTGTTCTCCAGGTTGATGGCCGCGGCCCTGCTTGCCGATCGGCAACGTTGCTCGGCCGGAGAGGCGATCGGTCTGCTTAATAATGAAGTGACCAAAGCCTCGGGCTCCGCTGACACCACCCGCCGGGAGTTCTTGAAGGGCGCGATGGCGACCGGCGCGACGTTGGCTCTCGGCTCCCTCACGGGGTTTCCCCTCCGCGCCGAGGCCAAGCCGCTTGCCTCCTCCCTCTCGGTCGGCATCGTCGGAGCGGGGCTCGCCGGCTTGGCCTGCGCCGACCGGCTCAAGACCGCGGGAATCAGCGCGTCCATCTATGAAGCGGCGGGGAGGGCCGGCGGCCGCTGCTGGTCTCTGCGTGGATTCTTCCCCGGTCAGGTGGCGGAGCGAGGCGGTGAGTTGATCGACACGCTTCACACCACGATGTTGGGGTACGCGAGGCGGTTCGGCCTTGTCTTGGAGGACCTCAAGAACGAGCGGGGAGAAACGTGTTATTTCTTTCTCGGTCAACGACGCTCGGAGGCCGAGATCGTGTCTGAATTTCGAGACTTCGTCCCGGTCATGCGACGGGACCTCAACCGCCTGTCCAAGGAGGTCACCGCCCTCTCTCATACCGAAGCCGATGTCATCCTCGACCGAACATCCCTGCTTGCCTATTTGGAGGGGCAAAACAGCTCCTCCGTCCCAGCCGGCTCCCTGGCCAAGACCGCGATTGTCGCGGCCTATGAGGCTGAATATGGGCTGGCTGCGGCCGAACAGAGTTGTCTCAACTTTTTGCTCTTTATGCACCCGGACCGCCGATCCGAGTTCACCCCCTTCGGCGTCTTTAGCGACGAACGGTATCATCTGGTGGACGGAAACGATCGGATTGTCGAAGCGTTGACCAGAGAGCTTGATGGGCAGTTCACCTATGGCACGAGGCTCGTCCGCGTCCGCCGCGCCGGCGACGGTCGGATCGAACTCACGTTGCTCTCCGGAAGCCGCGCGATCGTGCGAACACACGACGTGGTTGTGCTCGCCATCCCCTTCACGGTCCTCCGCGAGGTCGAGCTGGATGAGAATCTTGCCATCCCTCCTCGGCGACTGACGGCGATTCGAACACTGGGCTACGGGACCAACGCCAAGATGATGGTCGGTTTTTCCGCTAGACCTTGGCGGACGTTGGGATCCAGTGGAACATCATATGCCGATCTCGCCCATGTCCAGACGACATGGGAAACCAATCCCTCTCGGGGCACGGACACCAGGGGCATCTTGACTGATTATTCGAGCGGCCCACGGGGCGCCAATCTGATTCCCAGTGATGTGCACACCGAGGCTCGGCGATTCTTGAACGATTTGGAGCTCGTCTTTCCCGGCGTCCTGAGCGCCGCGACGCTCTCGCAAGGCCGGTATCTCGCGCACCTGGAACATTGGCCATCCCATCCTCTGGTCCAAGGGAGCTACACCTGTTACAAACCGGGTCAGTTCACGACCATTGCCGGACTGGAGGGAATCTCCGTGAACAATCTCTTTTTCGCCGGCGAACACACGAACTCGTTCTATGAATGGCAGGGCTTCATGGAAGGAGCGGCCCGGTCCGGCCTTGCCGTGGCCCAAGCGATTGCCGCTCTCGCTAAGAAACGCCGGATCTAA
- a CDS encoding lipid-binding SYLF domain-containing protein, whose protein sequence is MRWLLSFLFAQSLLFTSLPVSPVAPAASEDGELAGLVDRAKTTLDNFAADSNMTWFRDHIKDAKGVFIVPRMWKGAFFFGGEGGTGVFLAKDETTGEWSNPAFYTMGTASIGFQFGVQASEIVLLAMTRRGVESMLTNTFKLGADVSVAAGPVGAGVEGATAVLSADMVTFSRTKGLFGGISLEGAVIAVRDESNRRYYGKDVRPTEILMMRTVSNPQSAGLRATLARLAGSKPSSSSDDSSSKESGPPSE, encoded by the coding sequence ATGCGCTGGCTCTTGTCTTTTTTATTTGCCCAGTCTCTACTGTTCACCTCTCTTCCAGTTTCTCCCGTCGCGCCGGCCGCTTCAGAAGACGGCGAGCTGGCCGGTTTGGTGGACCGGGCCAAGACGACCTTGGACAATTTTGCGGCCGATTCAAACATGACCTGGTTCCGCGACCACATCAAGGATGCAAAGGGAGTGTTCATTGTCCCGCGGATGTGGAAAGGCGCCTTTTTCTTTGGCGGCGAGGGAGGCACCGGCGTGTTTCTCGCCAAGGACGAGACCACCGGTGAATGGAGCAACCCGGCGTTCTACACAATGGGCACGGCCAGCATCGGTTTCCAATTCGGCGTGCAGGCCTCGGAGATTGTGCTGCTGGCCATGACCCGGCGAGGGGTCGAATCTATGTTGACCAATACATTCAAGCTTGGGGCCGACGTGTCGGTCGCGGCAGGCCCGGTCGGTGCCGGCGTCGAAGGCGCCACGGCGGTGTTGAGCGCGGACATGGTCACGTTTTCCAGAACCAAGGGCCTCTTCGGCGGCATCTCGCTCGAAGGCGCCGTCATCGCCGTGCGGGACGAATCGAATCGGCGCTATTACGGGAAAGACGTCAGGCCGACCGAGATTCTCATGATGCGGACCGTCTCCAATCCCCAGTCGGCAGGCCTGCGGGCCACCTTGGCTCGCTTGGCAGGAAGCAAGCCCTCCTCCTCCTCTGACGATTCAAGTTCAAAAGAATCTGGACCGCCTTCGGAGTAA
- a CDS encoding alpha/beta hydrolase, with amino-acid sequence MRRALIGGLNVRLTGGTDGHGGGTGPLVILLHGFGAPGDDLVPLADVIDTPAGTRWLFPEGPLSLDWGIGDARAWWIIDFARLQEDRAAGRVRDLSGEIPQGLALARERLQGFLKELPGKLPVDFSRTVIGGFSQGAMLTCDVALHTDYPFAGMVQLSGNLLAEPVWRPLAPRRRGLRVFQSHGTHDDILPHIGAERLRDLLTEAGLLVEWHSFRGGHEIPEVVIRKLGRFLRNGLG; translated from the coding sequence ATGCGGCGGGCTCTGATCGGGGGATTGAACGTTCGGCTCACCGGCGGCACCGATGGTCACGGCGGCGGGACCGGTCCACTGGTCATTCTGCTCCATGGATTCGGCGCGCCGGGCGACGATTTAGTCCCGTTGGCGGACGTGATTGACACCCCAGCCGGCACCAGGTGGCTCTTCCCGGAAGGTCCCCTGTCGCTTGATTGGGGGATCGGCGATGCTCGTGCGTGGTGGATCATCGATTTCGCCAGACTTCAGGAAGATCGAGCCGCCGGCCGGGTTCGCGACCTCTCGGGAGAGATTCCCCAAGGGCTTGCCTTGGCGAGAGAACGGCTGCAAGGCTTTCTCAAGGAGCTGCCGGGGAAGCTGCCGGTGGACTTTTCACGCACGGTCATCGGCGGCTTCTCGCAGGGGGCGATGCTCACCTGTGACGTGGCGCTGCATACGGACTATCCCTTTGCGGGGATGGTGCAACTCTCCGGCAACCTGCTGGCGGAGCCGGTGTGGCGACCACTGGCACCTCGACGCCGAGGGCTTCGGGTCTTTCAAAGCCACGGCACACACGATGACATCCTCCCTCACATCGGTGCGGAGCGGTTGCGGGATCTGTTGACAGAAGCCGGTCTTCTCGTGGAATGGCACAGTTTTCGAGGCGGACATGAAATTCCTGAAGTGGTGATCAGGAAACTGGGCAGGTTTTTGAGGAATGGGCTGGGGTAA